A window from Cydia strobilella chromosome 9, ilCydStro3.1, whole genome shotgun sequence encodes these proteins:
- the LOC134744319 gene encoding uncharacterized protein LOC134744319 → MFKQVSPRSVHPYQTTMVPRSEQQFVSAAQQRAKFPWAEDINPPVYQVAGTDSSTSDTAYHVPHYYNEDIREYGPPSPVYQSPYGAGTWRSYKKGEKVPMHTAASQAYTFPECASAFSLPICDMENRMKPPGRSPVPPISSASPEPMIGACGGHCPGFEYVCYYILQVIFVVGILTGISLCIAGIVLRRTNRNGDLGVLVYIGCLSSCVCCVLLGVQCCVRREIRQRKLRTNVHIPLQTIQDAPAPACPLLSSTLPHPHSQVYRPTAILCQEEDVTGIPWWRRTTRD, encoded by the exons ATGTTTAAACAAGTGTCGCCGCGGAGCGTCCATCCGTACCAGACGACGATGGTGCCACGAAGCGAACAGCAGTTCGTTTCTGCAGCTCAACAAAGGGCCAAGTTTCCTTGGGCAGAAGACATCAACCCGCCCGTCTACCAAGTCGCGGGAACGGACAGCTCCACCTCGGACACCGCTTACcat GTTCCGCACTACTATAATGAAGATATAAGAGAGTATGGTCCACCATCACCTGTCTACCAGTCTCCATATGGGGCTGGTACATGGAGGAGCTACAAGAAAGGCGAGAAGGTCCCCATGCACACTGCAGCATCACAAGCATACACCTTTCCCGAGTGTGCTTCAGCATTTTCACTGCCAATATGTGATATGGAAAACCGTATGAAGCCTCCAGGGCGGTCACCGGTGCCTCCTATATCTTCAGCCAGCCCTGAACCCATGATTGGTGCATGTGGTGGCCACTGTCCTGGCTTTGAATATGTCTGCTATTATATTTTACAg GTGATATTTGTTGTAGGAATATTAACTGGGATCTCATTATGTATCGCTGGTATTGTGTTAAGGCGTACCAACAGAAATGGAGACTTAGGAGTCCTAGTTTATATAG GATGCCTGTCTTCCTGTGTGTGCTGTGTGCTGCTCGGCGTACAGTGCTGCGTTCGGCGCGAGATCCGGCAACGTAAGCTGCGCACCAACGTGCACATACCATTGCAGACCATACAG GATGCGCCAGCACCGGCCTGTCCATTATTGTCATCCACACTACCTCATCCTCATAGCCAAGTATATAG ACCAACTGCCATTCTTTGCCAAGAAGAAGATGTGACTGGAATTCCCTGGTGGCGCAGAACTACAAGAGACTGA
- the LOC134744314 gene encoding zinc finger CCCH domain-containing protein 10-like, protein MVLNDGTMISDDEKVALANICRDYVRGCCVRENCRYTHEKPPLNRLKELFRFCHDYQNKGCFRNNCKFLHFTLEEEAHFYSTGNFPQADLRQHGMIPVCQAYLHGSCSNPECKLIHPLHPATNERHLELNMPPPHFNRPPPMLRDEDSPPECKVRRYTYEDVAIENQIPAPNICQNCDSLDHKVKLLHDNISVLLKKVADLTEKNVQLTSMNEFLLEQAAANRGEQSCIITSRHGASAPVSLATVSMTPVVSLSGALPTLVPAAATPNLALAPAASRAQLLTPAPQLLTVSTTQQLMGNSGALIVTSAGAQQLMQVSDSGTLMGAGQTVVAVTPAQLTLAPPPQQLMGNASQTTVQQLVQQTALPPQLAAQQQQFTAQQSVQHLAAAQQTAQHLAAQQSAQHLAAAQQSAQQQLAAAQQSAQQHLAAQQSAQHLAAQQSQQLAQQSAQQLAAQQIPSAQQLVHQTSTQQITISSTSQPMALSNSQNQPLTFPIISQSILPH, encoded by the coding sequence ATGGTGCTTAATGACGGAACAATGATCTCTGATGACGAAAAAGTAGCACTGGCCAACATCTGCCGCGATTATGTCCGAGGTTGCTGCGTCCGAGAAAATTGTCGGTATACTCACGAAAAGCCACCTTTGAATCGTTTAAAAGAATTGTTCCGGTTTTGTCACGACTATCAGAATAAAGGATGTTTCAGAAACAATTGCAAGTTTTTGCATTTCACGCTGGAAGAGGAAGCGCATTTCTATTCCACGGGCAACTTTCCTCAGGCAGATCTTCGGCAACATGGAATGATCCCAGTATGCCAGGCGTATTTACACGGCTCCTGCTCCAACCCTGAATGCAAGTTGATTCACCCTCTTCATCCAGCCACCAATGAACGCCATCTTGAGCTAAACATGCCACCACCACATTTCAATCGTCCACCACCTATGCTAAGAGATGAAGACTCACCCCCTGAATGCAAAGTAAGGCGCTACACTTACGAAGACGTAGCCATAGAGAATCAAATACCTGCACCAAATATATGCCAAAACTGTGACTCCTTAGACCATAAAGTTAAACTACTACATGATAACATAAGTGTTTTGCTGAAGAAAGTAGCAGACTTGACAGAGAAAAATGTTCAATTGACTTCCATGAATGAGTTTTTACTGGAGCAGGCAGCTGCAAATAGGGGTGAACAGTCATGCATTATTACATCCCGCCATGGAGCTTCAGCTCCGGTGTCCTTAGCTACAGTTAGCATGACACCTGTAGTGAGTCTCTCTGGTGCATTGCCTACACTAGTTCCTGCTGCGGCAACACCAAATCTAGCGCTGGCGCCAGCAGCATCCAGAGCTCAGTTGCTAACTCCCGCCCCACAACTGTTGACAGTAAGTACAACACAACAGTTGATGGGTAATTCGGGAGCACTCATTGTGACTAGTGCAGGTGCCCAGCAGTTAATGCAAGTGAGTGATTCAGGGACTTTGATGGGTGCTGGACAGACAGTAGTGGCAGTGACACCGGCACAGTTGACACTGGCACCGCCGCCGCAGCAACTCATGGGGAATGCGTCACAAACGACAGTTCAGCAGCTTGTGCAGCAGACGGCGCTGCCGCCGCAGCTAGCGGCGCAGCAACAGCAGTTTACGGCACAGCAGTCCGTGCAGCACCTTGCTGCAGCGCAACAGACTGCCCAACACCTGGCAGCGCAACAGTCTGCACAGCATTTGGCGGCGGCGCAGCAGTCCGCGCAACAACAATTGGCGGCAGCGCAGCAGTCCGCGCAACAACACTTAGCGGCACAACAATCGGCGCAGCACTTAGCTGCACAGCAGTCTCAGCAGTTAGCTCAGCAATCTGCTCAGCAGCTGGCTGCTCAACAGATCCCATCGGCCCAGCAACTTGTCCACCAAACCTCAACTCAACAGATTACCATCTCCAGCACTAGCCAGCCAATGGCTCTTTCTAATTCGCAAAACCAACCCTTAACATTTCCAATTATATCACAGAGCATATTGCCCCACTGA